From Bos indicus isolate NIAB-ARS_2022 breed Sahiwal x Tharparkar chromosome 4, NIAB-ARS_B.indTharparkar_mat_pri_1.0, whole genome shotgun sequence, the proteins below share one genomic window:
- the TRPV6 gene encoding transient receptor potential cation channel subfamily V member 6 codes for MGLPLPKEKGHILCLWRKLCRWFQRQEPWAQRRDEQNLLQQRRIWESPLLLAAKENDIQALSKLLKYEACDVHQKGAMGETALHVAALYDNLEAATVLMEAAPELVKEPMTSELYEGQTALHIAVMNRNVNLVKALLAHGASVSARAIGSAFRLTPHNLIYFGEHPLSFAACMGSEEIVRLLIKHGADIRAQDSLGNTVLHILVLQPNKTFACQMYNLLLSYDRRGDHLQSLDLMLNHQGLTPFKLAGVEGNTVMFQNLVQKQKYIQWTCGPLTSTLYDLTEIDSSGEELSLLELIVTSKKREARQILDQTPVKELVTLKWKRYGRPYFCVLAAMYLLYIVCFTMCCVYRPLKPRTDNETDPRDNTIWEQKPLQEAYVTHQDHLRLVGELVSIFGAVIILFIEITDIFRVGLSRVFGQTILGGPFHVLFITYSCMVLVTMVMRLTNTSGEVVPMSFALVLGWCSVMYFARGFQMLGPFTIMIQKMIFGDLMRFCWLMAVVILGFASAFFIIFQTEDPNELGHFYSYPMALFSTFELFLTIIDGPANYDVDLPFMYSITYAAFAIIAALLMLNLLIAMMGDTHWRVAHERDELWRAQVVATTVMLEKKLPRCLWPRSGICGHKFGLGDRWFLRVEEKQDINQQRVRRYAQAFCHPGSEDDTERLWLGGPFGTHLSLLTPSVSRSTSRSSINWERLRQGTLKRELRGVVNKALEDGEGWEYQI; via the exons GATCTGGGAGTCTCCGCTCTTGCTAGCCGCCAAAGAGAACGACATCCAGGCTCTGAGCAAGCTGCTCAAGTATGAGGCCTGTGACGTCCACCAGAAAG GAGCCATGGGGGAGACGGCACTGCACGTGGCCGCCCTCTATGACAACCTGGAGGCTGCCACGGTGCTGATGGAGGCTGCCCCGGAGCTGGTCAAGGAGCCCATGACATCTGAACTGTATGAAG GTCAGACGGCCCTGCACATAGCAGTCATGAACCGGAACGTGAACCTCGTGAAAGCCCTGCTGGCTCATGGGGCCAGCGTCTCTGCGAGGGCTATAGGCTCCGCCTTCCGCCTCACTCCTCACAACCTCATCTACTTTG GGGAGCACCCTCTGTCCTTTGCCGCCTGCATGGGCAGCGAGGAGATTGTGAGGCTTCTCATTAAGCACGGTGCTGACATCCGGGCCCAGGACTCCCTGG GAAACACAGTGTTGCACATCCTCGTCCTCCAGCCCAACAAAACCTTTGCCTGCCAGATGTACAACCTGCTGCTGTCCTACGACAGGCGAGGGGACCACCTGCAGTCCCTGGACCTCATGCTCAATCACCAGGGCCTCACCCCCTTCAAGCTGGCCGGAGTGGAGGGCAACACTGTG ATGTTCCAGAACCTGGTGCAGAAGCAGAAGTACATCCAGTGGACATGTGGACCGCTGACCTCTACTCTCTATGACCTCACGGAAATCGACTCCTCAGGGGAGGAGCTATCCCTGCTGGAACTTATCGTCACCTCCAAGAAGCGGGAG GCTCGCCAGATCCTAGACCAGACGCCAGTGAAGGAGCTGGTGACCCTCAAGTGGAAGAGATATGGGCGGCCGTACTTCTGCGTGCTAGCAGCCATGTACCTGCTGTACATCGTCTGCTTCACCATGTGCTGTGTGTACCGCCCCCTCAAGCCCAGGACTGACAATGAAACTGACCCCCGGGACAACACCATCTGGGAGCAGAAGCCACTTCAG GAGGCCTATGTGACCCACCAGGACCACCTCCGACTGGTGGGGGAGCTGGTGAGCATCTTTGGAGCTGTCATCATCCTGTTCATAGAG ATTACAGACATTTTCCGAGTGGGGCTCAGTCGCGTCTTCGGACAGACCATACTCGGAGGACCATTCCACGTCCTCTT CATCACCTATTCCTGCATGGTGCTGGTGACCATGGTGATGCGGCTCACCAACACCAGCGGGGAGGTGGTACCCATGTCCTTCGCCCTGGTGCTGGGCTGGTGCAGCGTCATGTACTTTGCGCGAGGATTCCAGATGCTGGGCCCCTTCACCATCATGATCCAGAAG ATGATTTTTGGCGATCTGATGAGATTCTGCTGGCTGATGGCCGTGGTCATCCTGGGCTTTGCCTCGG ccttctttatcatcttCCAGACAGAGGACCCCAATGAGCTGGGCCATTTCTACAGTTACCCCATGGCACTGTTCAGCACCTTTGAGCTGTTCCTCACCATCATCGACGGCCCCGCCAACTACGACGTGGATCTGCCCTTCATGTACAGCATCACCTACGCTGCCTTCGCCATCATCGCTGCTTTGCTCATGCTCAACCTCCTCATCGCTATGATGGGTGACACTCACTGGCGTGTAGCCCACGAGCGGGATGAGCTCTGGAGAGCGCAG gttGTAGCCACcactgtgatgctagagaagaagCTGCCACGTTGCCTGTGGCCTCGCTCGGGGATCTGTGGGCACAAGTTTGGGCTGGGGGACCGCTGGTTCCTGCG ggTGGAAGAGAAACAGGATATCAACCAGCAGCGTGTCCGGCGCTATGCCCAGGCCTTCTGCCACCCAGGCTCGGAGGACGACACGGAAAGACTGTGGCTGGGCGGCCCCTTTGGCACCCACCTGTCGCTTCTTACCCCCTCAGTGTCTCGAAGTACCTCCCGCAGCAGCATCAACTGGGAGAGGCTGCGGCAAGGGACCCTGAAGAGAGAGCTGAGGGGGGTGGTCAACAAGGCTCTGGAGGACGGGGAGGGCTGGGAGTACCAGATCTGA